The Paenibacillus sp. FSL H7-0357 nucleotide sequence TTGCGGTTAAATAAACCATCCGTTTTTCCGATCGACTTCATCTGAACATACAATTGGACGGCGTGATTCGGATCAACTATAGTAACTCCAGAATGACTGACAAGGAGTGTGCAATTATGTCTCTATTCATTGCCATGTGCTTTTTTTCATTAACCATGTCGATTTCTCCCGGTCCGGTGAACATGACAATTCTGTCTACAGGAGTCAATTACGGATTCAAGCGCTCTATCCCGTTGGTGTCCGGCGCAACTGTCGGCTTTACGCTCTTGCTAATCGCCGTTGGACTTGGAATATCCAATCTCGTAGCCCAAGCTCCGGTATTCTATCAGTTGCTAAGATACGCGGGCACAGGGTACATGAGTTATATTGGCTACAAAATAATGGTATCCCGTCCAGAGATCGAATTCAAGGAGGAGAGGCTCCCATATTACCGTCATGGCTTGCTCATGCAGTGGCTTAATCCCAAGGCTTGGATCGCTTGCCTTTCCGGTGTTTCGGCCTTTGGGTTAAATGAATCCTATTCTTCCCTGCTTGTCTTTGTATGTATCTATTTCCTGATCTGCTATCTTTCGCTTTCCGCCTGGGCCCTTCTGGGCTCAAAACTGCAATTTCTCACCAAAGTGAAGAACGGGATCAAAGTGTTTAACCTGGTAATGGGAGGATCATTGATTATAGTAGCAGTTTATCTGATGTTCACGAAATAGCATGGCTTCAACTTTTAACACTTCAGCCGGCATATAGGCCTCTTTAGCTTGTTAAGAGAATTATACTGTGCGTAGTCAAATCCAGTAATTGACATGAATTTTACATAATAAGGTTGCATTTCTCTTAAATCCTTCTCCCAATCTAGTTGATTTTGAGCGCTTCCATGTAATAGAATGGACTAATTAAAAAGAAAAGGATGCGCATAACCGATGCGGTTGAAGAAACCACGTACACTCAGTAAAAGATCCATATTATTTTTCTCACTGATCATGCTTGCCAAAAGCTATTTTGCTTGGTATTACTTGTTCGAAGACGGGCCAACCTGGACTACATGGTTCAAAGAAATTCCTTTTGTGCTATTGATCTTCTGCTTGATCGAATGGTTCGCTACGAAACGTAAAATAGCCATCTACATGTTTGTGAATTTGCTCATTACCGTTTTGTTCTTCTCTTTGATTGTATATCATAATCATTTTGGTATTATTGCTACCTCTCAGGTCATCGGCCAGGCGAAACAGGTGGGAGCCGTGAAGAAAAGTATTTTTTCGGTCATGCACCCTCAATATATGCTTATTTTTCTGGATATCATTATCATTAGTTTTGTTATGTTTAGCCGAAAGAAAGCAGTCGCCTGGAAAAAAGCCATGTCACGCCGAAGTAACCGCAAAGTGGTGGCTGCCTTGTTCTGTGTTTCTTTCGCGATCTGTGTAATGAATATTTTTCCGAACCAGGCCAGTATGAATGAAACCATCCAGGCTGAGCAAATGGGAATTCTCAACTATGAAGCCTACGCCCTGCTTGCGGAGCGTGAAGAAGAGCTTATTGAGCTCTCCAAAATTAATCAATCCGTCATTGATCAAACTAAAGGCATTGAGGCTCAATCTAATCCGCTCTTGTTCGGAGCCGCCAAAGGAAAGAACCTGATTATTATTCAAATGGAGTCTTTTCAGAACTTCCTGATTAACTTGTCGATTGACGGGCAGGAAATCACTCCGAATCTGAACAAGCTTGCCGCCGGGAATTTCTATTTCCCCCGTTTCTACCAGCAGGTTGGACAAGGCAACACTTCCGATGCTGAATTTATCGTGAACACTTCCTTTTATGTGCCACCGAATGGTCCAGCTACTGATATATATGCTCCCAAAGAGCTTCCAAGCTTACCTAAGCTGCTCCAGGCGCAGGGT carries:
- a CDS encoding LysE family translocator yields the protein MSLFIAMCFFSLTMSISPGPVNMTILSTGVNYGFKRSIPLVSGATVGFTLLLIAVGLGISNLVAQAPVFYQLLRYAGTGYMSYIGYKIMVSRPEIEFKEERLPYYRHGLLMQWLNPKAWIACLSGVSAFGLNESYSSLLVFVCIYFLICYLSLSAWALLGSKLQFLTKVKNGIKVFNLVMGGSLIIVAVYLMFTK
- a CDS encoding LTA synthase family protein, encoding MRLKKPRTLSKRSILFFSLIMLAKSYFAWYYLFEDGPTWTTWFKEIPFVLLIFCLIEWFATKRKIAIYMFVNLLITVLFFSLIVYHNHFGIIATSQVIGQAKQVGAVKKSIFSVMHPQYMLIFLDIIIISFVMFSRKKAVAWKKAMSRRSNRKVVAALFCVSFAICVMNIFPNQASMNETIQAEQMGILNYEAYALLAEREEELIELSKINQSVIDQTKGIEAQSNPLLFGAAKGKNLIIIQMESFQNFLINLSIDGQEITPNLNKLAAGNFYFPRFYQQVGQGNTSDAEFIVNTSFYVPPNGPATDIYAPKELPSLPKLLQAQGYDTATFHTNEVDFWNRGELYEALGFDRFYDKSYFGEDDTVFYGASDEVLYKKTSQELARMDQSAQPFYSHVISMSSHNPFSIPESKYKMTLPERFEGTLVGDYIRAQNYADYALGQFIDELKQNGVWDNSLIALYGDHRGLPIFSLKDEDKVLLQEILNHEYTERDLINIPLIIASKGITAPTVKDQLGGQVDILPTVSNLLGVTLDNHIHFGQDLLNESAYNLLPQRYYLPTGSFVNNEELFLSGSGFEDGQHYTLSGDGAKPLQSTEDEFNRALELLRLSDSYVTQLPDREVAEVEQ